In Longimicrobiaceae bacterium, the following are encoded in one genomic region:
- a CDS encoding PadR family transcriptional regulator, which yields MDKREVQPGTLALMILKTLDVLGPLHGYGVARRIEETSRNRLTLNYGTLYPALVKLEQEGFVTGEWGQSENNRRAKFYSLTPAGRKELARETREWQQTADVIAAFFALGREPA from the coding sequence GTGGATAAACGAGAGGTCCAGCCGGGAACGCTCGCGCTGATGATCCTGAAGACGCTCGACGTGCTGGGTCCGCTGCACGGCTACGGAGTCGCGCGGCGGATCGAGGAGACGAGCAGGAACCGGCTCACGCTGAACTACGGCACGCTCTACCCCGCGCTCGTGAAGCTGGAGCAGGAGGGGTTCGTGACCGGCGAGTGGGGCCAGTCCGAGAACAACCGCCGCGCGAAGTTCTACTCGCTCACCCCGGCGGGCCGGAAAGAGCTAGCGCGCGAAACCCGGGAATGGCAGCAGACCGCCGACGTGATAGCAGCCTTCTTCGCACTGGGACGGGAGCCGGCATGA